One Brassica oleracea var. oleracea cultivar TO1000 chromosome C7, BOL, whole genome shotgun sequence genomic window carries:
- the LOC106303016 gene encoding uncharacterized protein LOC106303016, translating to MDSNQVRPDCIGSIDLELLRSGKSMTSREVDNLDKRSHTSRGTINSPTITAFEDTPQKGEILTFHELETVKLDMPHDDALVIALEVGGVALSKIFVDTGSAVNIISQETLRSLEQPAPKIRREATPLASFEGRSILSLRVALLTTKACDLKRKTEFTVVDLPMPFDAIVGRPWLHQMRAVPSVYHQCVKFMSPTGEKTILGSQKQARACYMSELQKMPQKEDNIPLARDLSVKDPAKDLWEQKFALSISV from the coding sequence ATGGATTCCAACCAAGTCCGACCTGATTGCATCGGATCTATCGATCTCGAACTCCTCAGATCGGGCAAATCGATGACGTCAAGAGAGGTCGATAATCTCGATAAACGCTCCCATACCTCGCGAGGAACGATTAACAGTCCCACTATCACCGCATTCGAGGATACACCACAGAAAGGGGAAATCTTGACTTTCCACGAGCTAGAAACTGTAAAGCTCGATATGCCCCACGATGACGCCTTAGTGATCGCATTAGAAGTAGGAGGTGTCGCCCTCTCGAAAATTTTCGTCGATACCGGAAGTGCTGTTAACATCATTTCACAAGAAACGCTACGGTCACTCGAACAACCGGCCCCAAAGATCAGACGAGAAGCGACCCCCCTCGCCAGTTTCGAAGGAAGGTCGATCCTTTCGCTCAGGGTCGCATTATTAACTACGAAAGCCTGTGACCTGAAGCGAAAAACAGAATTCACTGTAGTCGATCTTCCCATGCCTTTTGATGCCATTGTAGGACGCCCCTGGTTACACCAGATGAGGGCAGTTCCCTCAGTTTATCACCAATGCGTGAAGTTTATGTCTCCAACCGGAGAAAAGACCATACTCGGAAGCCAGAAACAAGCTCGAGCCTGTTACATGTCCGAATTACAAAAAATGCCACAGAAGGAGGACAATATCCCACTCGCACGCGACCTCTCGGTCAAAGACCCCGCCAAAGATCTGTGGGAACAGAAATTTGCACTATCAATTTCCGTTTAA
- the LOC106305303 gene encoding 14 kDa proline-rich protein DC2.15-like, with the protein MAYSKIALFLILNIIFFTFVSSNPVPYRKPTCKNALKFKVCANVLDLVKVSLPQRSKCCGLIKGLVDLEAAVCLCTALKADLLGLKLNVPISLSVILNQCGKKVPSGFKCA; encoded by the coding sequence ATGGCTTATTCAAAGATTGCTCTCTTCCTCATTTTGAATATCATTTTCTTCACCTTTGTCAGCTCGAATCCAGTCCCTTACCGCAAACCCACTTGTAAAAATGCTCTTAAATTCAAGGTTTGTGCCAATGTGTTGGATTTGGTTAAGGTTTCTCTACCACAAAGATCCAAATGTTGCGGACTTATCAAAGGTCTAGTTGATCTCGAAGCCGCGGTTTGTCTTTGCACCGCCTTAAAAGCTGATCTCCTTGGCCTCAAACTAAATGTTCCAATTTCACTAAGTGTTATCTTAAACCAGTGTGGTAAGAAGGTTCCATCTGGTTTCAAATGTGCCTAA
- the LOC106304610 gene encoding uncharacterized protein LOC106304610 translates to MEESHTDMPINNSIIQKLVEAVNNLSGRVETMDVSVAERVTKTLEASVQAQVEARMALFETEMKNKMAILEEDINVLKGKDEEKVTSNAGNSKAHEDDDACSNTMSWMVQTKKGSADSLPIKRVVKKEKKINKTMPGKKVKIEKTFSIPQLNDQSISTEDWENHLKWQKSVKCRLALEALASILEEPTRKRKTKLTKTQVFSYVGNSTMKRIISGKTVSKESYDPLAKVAPEKLKKVLDFIKSDLEDAESGYGDRSARFYLTLLLPREAWPTKNYGWLHDSHMAAAMHMFHRRSIQSQSPYYSPRIAFHDRWFVNSWVNDYKKYDETNELPEHFSMAFNGEYPAEFVTGKKWLKDVDSLFLCHHVNGDHWVALHIDLQKEVIHVYDSIRTWVPDKKMQ, encoded by the exons ATG GAAGAATCTCATACTGATATGCCCATCAACAACAGCATCATACAAAAGTTGGTTGAGGCTGTTAACAACTTGTCTGGAAGAGTAGAAACCATGGATGTTAGTGTAGCTGAAAGGGTTACTAAGACATTGGAAGCTTCTGTACAAGCTCAGGTGGAAGCTAGAATGGCTTTATTTGAGACTGAGATGAAGAACAAGATGGCCATATTAGAGGAAGACATAAATGTTCTTAAAGGGAAGGATGAAGAAAAAGTTACATCCAATGCCGGCAACTCCAAAGCACATGAAGACGACGACGCTTGTAGCAACACGATG TCCTGGATGGTTCAGACAAAAAAAGGTTCAGCTGATAGTTTACCAATAAAACGTGTCGTAAAAAAGGAGAAGAAGATTAACAAGACGATGCCAGGGAAAAAAGTGAAGATAGAGAAAACATTTTCTATCCCACAGCTAAATGACCAATCCATTTCTACAGAGGATTGGGAAAATCATCTAAAATGGCAGAAAAGTGTAAAGTGTAGACTGGCGTTGGAAGCTCTAGCTTCAATTTTGGAGGAGCCTACACGCAAAAGAAAAACCAAGCTGACAAAGACTCAAGTTTTTTCATACGTAGGGAATTCAACAATGAAACGTATCATATCTGGTAAAACGGTCTCCAAGGAATCTTATGACCCATTAGCTAAGGTGGCTCCAGAGAAATTGAAGAAAGTATTGGACTTCATTAAGTCTGATCT GGAAGATGCTGAGTCTGGTTATGGAGATAGAAGTGCAAGATTTTATTTGACCTTGTTGCTACCAAGAGAAGCTTGGCCAACAAAGAATTATGGCTGGTTGCATGACTCT CACATGGCTGCAGCAATGCATATGTTTCACAGACGCTCCATCCAATCCCAGTCTCCATATTATTCTCCTCGAATTGCATTCCATGACCGATGGTTTGTGAACTCATGGGTTAACGACTACAAAAAGTATGATGAGACAAATGAGTTGCCAGAACATTTTAGCATGGCTTTTAATGGAGAATACCCAGCTGAATTTGTCACGGGTAAGAAGTGGCTTAAAGATGTTGACTCTCTCTTCCTCTGCCACCATGTCAACGGCGACCACTGGGTTGCTCTTCATATCGATCTGCAGAAGGAGGTAATACATGTGTATGATAGCATTCGAACTTGGGTGCCTGATAAGAAGATGCAATAG